The Streptomyces sp. NBC_00670 genome window below encodes:
- a CDS encoding ABC transporter ATP-binding protein produces the protein MTTLNIDHVSRWFGNVVAVNDVTMTIGPGVTGLLGPNGAGKSTLIGMMGGFLAPSTGSVTLDGEQVWRNERIYRHIGIVPEREGMYDFLTGREFVVANAELHGLGAKEAQRALATVEMEYAQDRKISTYSKGMRQRVKMASALVHEPSLLLLDEPFNGMDPRQRMQLMELLRRMGDEGRTVLFSSHILEEVEQLAWHIEVIVAGRHAASGDFRKIRRLMTDRPHRYLVRSSDDRALAAALIADPSTSGIEVDHTEGALRIQAVDFTRFTTLLPRVAKDHGIRLLTVSPSDESLESVFSYLVAA, from the coding sequence GTGACCACGCTGAACATCGACCACGTCTCGCGCTGGTTCGGCAACGTGGTGGCCGTCAACGACGTCACCATGACGATCGGCCCCGGCGTCACCGGCCTGCTCGGTCCCAACGGCGCCGGGAAGTCCACCCTCATCGGCATGATGGGCGGCTTCCTCGCCCCCTCCACCGGCTCGGTCACCCTCGACGGCGAGCAGGTCTGGCGCAACGAGCGGATCTACCGGCACATCGGCATCGTCCCCGAGCGGGAGGGGATGTACGACTTCCTCACCGGCCGCGAGTTCGTCGTCGCCAACGCCGAACTGCACGGACTGGGCGCGAAGGAGGCCCAGCGGGCGCTGGCCACCGTCGAGATGGAGTACGCCCAGGACCGGAAGATCTCCACCTACTCCAAGGGCATGCGCCAGCGCGTCAAGATGGCCTCCGCGCTGGTCCACGAACCGTCCCTGCTGCTGCTCGACGAACCGTTCAACGGCATGGACCCGCGCCAGCGCATGCAGCTGATGGAACTGCTGCGCCGCATGGGCGACGAGGGCCGCACGGTGCTGTTCTCCTCGCACATCCTGGAAGAGGTCGAGCAGCTCGCCTGGCACATCGAGGTGATCGTCGCCGGACGGCACGCCGCCAGCGGCGACTTCCGGAAGATCCGCCGGCTGATGACCGACCGGCCGCACCGCTATCTGGTGCGCTCCAGCGACGACCGGGCGCTCGCCGCCGCGCTGATCGCCGACCCGTCGACGTCCGGCATCGAGGTCGACCACACCGAGGGCGCGCTGCGCATCCAGGCCGTCGACTTCACCCGCTTCACCACCCTGCTGCCGCGGGTCGCCAAGGACCACGGCATCCGGCTGCTCACGGTCTCGCCGTCCGACGAATCGCTCGAATCCGTCTTCTCGTATCTGGTCGCGGCGTAG
- a CDS encoding SGM_3592 family protein, which translates to MTAHAPRDGGAGEPGEPGDPWDELVLDEDFVESADAKEPSARARMLAAKWRGQAPDPQPWRSDEPPAGWFFSRRRRRWPRRP; encoded by the coding sequence ATGACAGCGCACGCACCGCGGGACGGAGGGGCCGGGGAGCCCGGGGAGCCGGGGGACCCCTGGGACGAACTGGTCCTCGACGAGGACTTCGTGGAGTCGGCCGACGCCAAGGAACCGTCCGCCCGGGCGCGGATGCTGGCCGCCAAGTGGCGCGGACAGGCGCCCGACCCCCAGCCCTGGCGCTCGGACGAGCCGCCGGCCGGCTGGTTCTTCAGCAGACGCCGCCGCAGGTGGCCGCGGCGGCCCTAG
- a CDS encoding RNA 2'-phosphotransferase, giving the protein MNAQDTAARTVKVSKYLSKHLRHRPERIGLALDEGGWVEIATLLSACAAHGFRVTREELDHVVATNDKQRFAVEGTRIRASQGHSVPVDLGLPPAVPPGYLYHGTVARHLDAIRAEGLRPMNRHDVHLSPDRETATRVGARRGRPVVLTVDSGAMHRDGHVFRVSANGVWLTPSVPPRHLRLPGPR; this is encoded by the coding sequence ATGAACGCACAGGACACCGCCGCACGCACGGTCAAGGTGTCGAAATACCTGTCGAAACACCTGCGGCACCGGCCGGAGAGGATCGGGCTGGCCCTCGACGAGGGCGGCTGGGTGGAGATCGCGACGCTCCTCTCGGCGTGCGCCGCACACGGTTTCCGGGTCACCCGCGAGGAGCTGGACCACGTCGTCGCGACCAACGACAAACAGCGGTTCGCCGTCGAAGGCACCCGGATACGGGCCAGTCAGGGCCACAGCGTCCCGGTCGACCTCGGGCTGCCGCCCGCCGTCCCGCCCGGGTACCTGTACCACGGCACCGTCGCCCGCCATCTGGACGCCATCCGGGCCGAGGGCCTGCGGCCCATGAACCGGCACGACGTGCACCTCTCGCCCGACCGCGAGACCGCCACGCGGGTCGGCGCGCGCCGCGGCCGGCCCGTCGTCCTCACCGTGGACTCCGGTGCCATGCACCGCGACGGCCACGTCTTCCGCGTCAGCGCCAACGGGGTGTGGCTGACCCCGTCCGTGCCGCCGCGCCATCTGCGCCTGCCCGGCCCCCGGTGA
- a CDS encoding ABC transporter permease, whose product MYDPTVARLTYRALLGRRRALILGALPALLIVISVLVRALAGADDQTASDLLGGFALATMVPIIGVIAGTGAIGPEIDDGSVVYLLAKPVKRPTIILTKLFVAIAVTMAFSALPTLIAGLILNGNGQQVAVAYTVAALVASIAYAAMFLLLGTVSRHAVIFGLVYALVWEALFGSLVSGARTLSVQQWALAVAQKVTDSDLVTSDVGLTTATVLLVVVTVAATWYAGQKLRALTLAGEE is encoded by the coding sequence ATGTACGACCCCACAGTCGCCCGGCTCACCTACCGGGCCCTGCTCGGCCGTCGCCGGGCCCTCATCCTGGGCGCCCTGCCCGCGCTCCTGATCGTCATCTCGGTCCTGGTGCGCGCGCTGGCCGGCGCCGACGACCAGACCGCCTCCGACCTGCTCGGCGGGTTCGCGCTGGCCACCATGGTGCCGATCATCGGCGTCATCGCGGGCACCGGCGCGATCGGCCCCGAGATCGACGACGGCTCGGTGGTGTATCTGCTCGCCAAGCCGGTCAAGCGGCCGACGATCATCCTCACCAAGCTGTTCGTGGCGATAGCCGTCACGATGGCGTTCTCCGCGCTGCCGACGCTGATCGCGGGCCTCATCCTCAACGGCAACGGGCAGCAGGTCGCCGTCGCCTACACCGTGGCCGCGCTCGTCGCCTCCATCGCGTACGCCGCGATGTTCCTGCTCCTGGGCACGGTCAGCCGGCACGCGGTGATCTTCGGACTGGTCTACGCGCTCGTCTGGGAGGCCCTGTTCGGCTCCCTGGTGTCCGGCGCGCGCACCCTGAGCGTCCAGCAGTGGGCGCTGGCCGTCGCCCAGAAGGTCACCGACAGCGATCTGGTCACCTCCGACGTGGGGCTCACCACGGCGACGGTGCTGCTGGTCGTGGTGACGGTCGCGGCCACCTGGTACGCGGGGCAGAAGCTGCGCGCCCTCACGCTGGCCGGGGAGGAGTAG
- a CDS encoding ABC transporter permease: protein MAVEHPLAPHGEESRIHNIGYRGYDGPRLGRAYIRRSLFSQSLRGAYGLGRSAKSKVLPMLLFIVMCVPALIMVAVAVATKMKDLPVDYTRYAIIMQAVISLFIAAQAPQSVSRDLRFKTVPLYFSRPLETADYVRAKYAAMASALFVLTAVPLLVLYVGALLAKLDFTDQTKGFVQGLVSVALLSLLFAGIGLVIAAVTPRRGFGIAAVIAVLVISYGAVSTLQAIAGVQDSDSVGLWFGLFSPVTLIDGVQTAFLGASSSFPGAQGPSAAQGVAFLLVTLGLIAGSYGLLIRRYRKAAL, encoded by the coding sequence ATGGCGGTTGAGCACCCCCTCGCCCCGCACGGCGAAGAGAGCCGGATCCACAACATCGGCTACCGCGGCTACGACGGACCGCGCCTGGGCCGCGCCTACATCCGCCGCTCCCTGTTCTCGCAGTCCCTGCGCGGCGCCTACGGCCTCGGCCGGTCGGCGAAGTCCAAGGTGCTGCCGATGCTGCTCTTCATCGTGATGTGCGTCCCCGCGCTGATCATGGTGGCGGTCGCGGTCGCCACCAAGATGAAGGACCTGCCCGTCGACTACACGCGCTACGCGATCATCATGCAGGCCGTCATCAGCCTGTTCATCGCCGCCCAGGCGCCCCAGTCCGTCTCCCGGGACCTGCGCTTCAAGACGGTGCCGCTGTACTTCTCACGGCCGCTGGAGACCGCCGACTACGTGCGCGCCAAGTACGCCGCGATGGCCTCGGCGCTGTTCGTCCTGACCGCCGTGCCCCTGCTCGTCCTCTACGTGGGCGCGCTGCTGGCCAAGCTGGACTTCACCGACCAGACGAAGGGATTCGTCCAGGGGCTGGTCTCCGTGGCACTGCTCTCCCTGCTCTTCGCCGGCATCGGCCTGGTGATAGCCGCCGTGACCCCGCGCCGGGGCTTCGGCATCGCCGCCGTCATCGCCGTCCTCGTCATCAGCTACGGCGCCGTCTCCACGCTGCAGGCCATCGCCGGCGTGCAGGACAGCGACTCGGTCGGCCTCTGGTTCGGTCTGTTCTCCCCCGTCACGCTGATCGACGGAGTGCAGACCGCCTTCCTCGGGGCGAGCAGCTCCTTCCCCGGGGCCCAGGGCCCCTCGGCCGCACAGGGAGTCGCCTTCCTCCTCGTCACCCTCGGGCTCATCGCCGGCAGCTACGGCCTGCTGATCCGCCGTTACCGAAAGGCCGCACTGTGA
- a CDS encoding HAD family hydrolase, whose protein sequence is MTTPGSAPGQTFPYRLIATDLDGTLLRSDDTVSARTRDALAAATAAGAAHLVVTGRAVPWTRHILDELGYDGLAVCGQGAQVYDAGAHRLLTSVTLDRQLAGVALAKIEAEVGPLHLAASRDGLDGEVLTGPGYALRGRLPAVPFTDAGDLWAAPLNKIYIQHPTLSDDELAEAATRAAGGFVTVTMAGAGIVELLPLGLSKATGLSLAARRLGVKAAETIAFGDMPNDLPMFAWSARGVAMANAHAELRAVADEVTASNDEDGIALVVERLLAQP, encoded by the coding sequence GTGACGACGCCCGGCTCCGCTCCCGGGCAGACGTTCCCGTACCGGCTGATCGCGACCGACCTCGACGGCACGCTGCTGCGCTCCGACGACACCGTCTCCGCGCGCACCCGGGACGCGCTCGCCGCCGCGACGGCGGCGGGCGCCGCGCACCTGGTCGTCACCGGCCGCGCGGTCCCGTGGACCCGGCACATACTCGACGAGCTCGGCTACGACGGCCTGGCCGTCTGCGGCCAGGGCGCCCAGGTGTACGACGCCGGGGCGCACCGGCTGCTGACCTCGGTGACCCTCGACCGCCAGCTGGCCGGGGTGGCACTCGCCAAGATCGAGGCGGAGGTCGGCCCGCTGCATCTCGCGGCGAGCCGGGACGGCCTCGACGGCGAGGTGCTGACCGGGCCCGGCTACGCGCTCCGGGGCCGGCTGCCCGCCGTGCCGTTCACGGACGCCGGCGACCTGTGGGCGGCCCCGCTGAACAAGATCTACATCCAGCATCCGACGCTCTCCGACGACGAGCTCGCCGAGGCCGCCACGCGTGCCGCCGGCGGATTCGTCACCGTCACCATGGCGGGCGCGGGCATCGTCGAACTGCTCCCTCTCGGTCTCTCCAAGGCCACGGGGCTCTCGCTGGCGGCCCGCCGGCTCGGTGTGAAGGCGGCGGAGACGATCGCCTTCGGCGACATGCCGAACGACCTCCCCATGTTCGCCTGGTCGGCCCGGGGCGTGGCCATGGCGAACGCCCATGCCGAACTCAGGGCCGTCGCCGACGAGGTGACCGCGTCGAACGACGAGGACGGCATCGCACTCGTCGTGGAACGCCTGCTGGCCCAGCCGTGA
- a CDS encoding ABC transporter ATP-binding protein gives MACVTRVEDVTVIATESLSKRFPRVTALDRLSVDIGPGVTGLVGANGAGKSTLIKILLGLSPATEGRAEVLGLDVATRGAAIREQVGYMPEHDCLPPDVSATELVVHMARMSGLPPTAARERTADTLRHVGLYEERYRPIGGYSTGMKQRVKLAQALVHDPKLVFLDEPTNGLDPVGRDEMLGLIRRVYTDFGISVLVTSHLLGELERTCDHVVVVDGGTLLRSSSTTDFTRTTTTLAVEVTDSDTHPDGTRALREALDERGVSVHDGSALPGAGHVLLLTADGEETYDLVRDVVADLGLGLVRMEQRRHQIAEVFKDDEHAAGADRPAGDQWKEAVGHGG, from the coding sequence GTGGCGTGCGTCACTAGGGTCGAAGACGTGACTGTGATCGCGACCGAAAGCCTGAGCAAGCGGTTCCCCCGGGTGACCGCGCTTGACCGGCTCTCCGTGGACATCGGACCCGGTGTGACGGGACTGGTCGGCGCCAACGGGGCCGGCAAGTCCACCCTGATCAAGATCCTGCTGGGTCTCTCCCCCGCCACGGAGGGCCGCGCCGAGGTACTGGGGCTCGATGTCGCCACCCGGGGCGCCGCCATCCGTGAGCAGGTCGGGTACATGCCCGAGCACGACTGCCTGCCGCCCGACGTCTCGGCCACCGAGCTCGTCGTGCACATGGCGCGCATGTCGGGGCTGCCGCCGACCGCCGCCAGGGAGCGCACCGCGGACACCCTGCGCCACGTCGGCCTGTACGAGGAGCGCTACCGCCCGATAGGCGGCTACTCGACCGGCATGAAGCAGCGGGTGAAGCTGGCGCAGGCCCTCGTCCACGACCCCAAGCTGGTCTTCCTGGACGAGCCGACCAACGGCCTCGACCCGGTCGGCCGGGACGAGATGCTCGGCCTGATCCGCCGCGTCTACACGGACTTCGGCATCTCCGTCCTGGTCACCTCGCACCTGCTCGGCGAACTCGAGCGCACCTGCGACCACGTGGTCGTCGTCGACGGCGGCACGCTGCTGCGCTCCAGCTCCACCACCGACTTCACCCGCACCACCACGACCCTGGCCGTCGAGGTCACCGACAGCGACACGCACCCGGACGGCACCCGCGCCCTGCGCGAGGCGCTGGACGAGCGCGGCGTGAGCGTGCACGACGGCAGCGCGCTGCCCGGCGCCGGGCACGTGCTGCTGCTGACCGCGGACGGCGAGGAGACCTACGACCTCGTGCGCGACGTCGTCGCCGACCTCGGCCTCGGCCTGGTCCGCATGGAACAGCGGCGGCACCAGATCGCGGAGGTCTTCAAGGACGACGAACACGCGGCCGGCGCCGACCGGCCGGCCGGCGACCAGTGGAAGGAGGCGGTCGGTCATGGCGGTTGA
- the efeB gene encoding iron uptake transporter deferrochelatase/peroxidase subunit: protein MTDQQTGPDTSPATSPAPVTDPGSASGPALSRRRLLGTAGATGLVLGGAGVAAGYTAAPAAATPLTSLGADRAMFHVKHQPGITTPLQARGHLIAFDLAAGAGRKEAAALLRRWSDTAERLMAGEPAAHDDTDVARDAGPSSLTVTFGFGHSFFARTGLEKQRPVALDPLPDFSSDHLDKNRSNGDLWVQIGANDALVAFHALRALQKEAGSAARVRWQMNGFNRTPGATSHPMTARNLMGQVDGTRNPKPSDDDFDKRIFVPASGEPAWMANGSYAVVRRIRMLLDDWEKLSAHAQEHVIGRRKADGAPLTGGGETTAMDLEKTDADGNLVVPLNAHARITRPDQNGGAAILRRPFSFHDGFDGDGVPDAGLLFIAWQADPLRGFVPLQRKLDRGDALSQFIRHEASGLFAVPGGAAKGEYVGQRLLEA, encoded by the coding sequence ATGACCGACCAGCAGACCGGCCCCGACACGAGCCCTGCCACCTCTCCTGCCCCTGTTACTGATCCCGGTTCCGCTTCCGGCCCCGCCCTCTCCCGCCGTCGGCTGCTCGGCACCGCCGGGGCGACCGGGCTGGTGCTCGGCGGGGCGGGGGTCGCTGCCGGATACACCGCGGCCCCCGCCGCCGCCACGCCGCTGACCTCGCTCGGCGCCGACCGCGCGATGTTTCACGTGAAACACCAGCCAGGGATCACCACCCCGCTCCAGGCCCGCGGTCATCTCATCGCCTTCGACCTGGCGGCGGGCGCCGGCCGCAAGGAGGCCGCCGCACTGCTGCGCCGCTGGTCGGACACGGCCGAGCGGCTCATGGCGGGCGAGCCGGCCGCGCACGACGACACCGACGTCGCACGGGACGCCGGCCCTTCCTCCCTGACCGTCACCTTCGGGTTCGGCCACAGCTTCTTCGCCCGTACGGGGCTGGAGAAGCAGCGCCCGGTCGCCCTGGACCCGCTGCCCGACTTCTCCTCCGACCACCTCGACAAGAACCGCAGCAACGGCGACCTGTGGGTGCAGATCGGCGCCAACGACGCCCTTGTCGCCTTCCACGCCCTGCGCGCACTGCAGAAGGAGGCCGGTTCCGCCGCGCGCGTCCGCTGGCAGATGAACGGCTTCAACCGCACCCCCGGCGCCACCTCCCACCCCATGACGGCACGCAACCTCATGGGGCAGGTCGACGGCACGCGCAACCCCAAGCCGTCCGACGACGACTTCGACAAGCGGATCTTCGTGCCCGCCTCCGGCGAGCCCGCCTGGATGGCGAACGGCTCGTACGCCGTTGTCCGCCGGATCCGGATGCTGCTCGACGACTGGGAGAAGCTCTCCGCCCACGCCCAGGAGCACGTCATCGGCCGCCGCAAGGCCGACGGGGCGCCGCTGACCGGCGGCGGTGAGACCACCGCGATGGACCTGGAGAAGACGGACGCCGACGGCAACCTCGTCGTCCCCCTGAACGCGCACGCCCGGATCACGCGGCCCGACCAGAACGGGGGCGCGGCCATCCTGCGCCGCCCGTTCTCCTTCCACGACGGCTTCGACGGCGACGGTGTGCCCGACGCCGGGCTGCTGTTCATCGCCTGGCAGGCCGATCCGCTGCGCGGCTTCGTCCCCCTGCAACGCAAACTCGACCGGGGGGACGCGCTGTCGCAGTTCATCCGCCACGAGGCGAGCGGCCTGTTCGCCGTGCCGGGCGGCGCGGCGAAGGGGGAGTACGTGGGACAGCGGTTGCTGGAGGCGTAG
- the pheA gene encoding prephenate dehydratase — translation MSASYAYLGPEGTFTEVALRTLPESATRELVPMVSVPAALDAVRSGEAEAAFVPIENSVEGGITTTLDELVAGEPLMIYREVLLSITFALLVRPGTALSDIKTVTAHPAAQPQVRNWMKTHLPEGVVWESSASNADGARLVQEGRYDAAFAGEFAAARYGLEALETNIHDAENAQTRFVLVGRPARPAAPTGSDKTSVVVWQRDDHPGTLRDLLGEFAVRGVNLMLLQSRPTGEGIGNYCFAIDAEGHISDRRVAETLMGLRRSCLKVRYLGSYPKAEARTEDIRPLPPGTSDAEFVAAADWVARCQDGRF, via the coding sequence ATGTCAGCCAGCTATGCCTATCTCGGTCCCGAGGGCACCTTCACCGAGGTCGCCCTGCGTACGCTGCCGGAGTCGGCGACCCGGGAACTCGTGCCCATGGTCTCGGTCCCGGCCGCGCTCGACGCCGTCCGCAGCGGTGAGGCGGAGGCGGCCTTCGTACCGATCGAGAACTCGGTGGAGGGCGGCATCACCACCACCCTCGACGAACTGGTCGCGGGCGAGCCGCTGATGATCTACCGCGAGGTGCTGCTGTCGATCACCTTCGCCCTGCTGGTCCGGCCCGGCACCGCGCTGTCCGACATCAAGACGGTCACCGCGCATCCCGCCGCCCAGCCGCAGGTGCGCAACTGGATGAAGACGCACCTCCCGGAGGGTGTCGTCTGGGAGTCCTCGGCGTCGAACGCGGACGGGGCACGCCTGGTCCAGGAGGGGCGGTACGACGCGGCCTTCGCGGGGGAGTTCGCGGCGGCCCGCTACGGCCTGGAGGCGCTGGAGACCAACATCCACGACGCGGAGAACGCGCAGACCCGGTTCGTGCTGGTGGGCCGGCCGGCCCGGCCGGCCGCGCCGACGGGCTCGGACAAGACGTCGGTGGTGGTCTGGCAGCGCGACGACCACCCCGGCACGCTGCGGGACCTGCTGGGGGAGTTCGCCGTCCGGGGCGTCAACCTGATGCTGCTGCAGTCCCGGCCCACCGGCGAGGGCATCGGCAACTACTGCTTCGCGATCGACGCCGAGGGGCACATCTCCGACCGGCGGGTGGCCGAGACGCTGATGGGTCTGCGGCGGTCGTGTCTGAAGGTCCGGTACCTGGGGTCGTACCCGAAGGCGGAGGCGCGCACGGAGGACATCCGGCCGCTGCCGCCGGGGACGTCGGACGCGGAGTTCGTGGCGGCCGCGGACTGGGTGGCGCGCTGCCAGGACGGCCGGTTCTGA
- the serS gene encoding serine--tRNA ligase codes for MIDLRQLREDPDRVRASQRARGEDVGLVDALLSADERRRSSGVRFDELRSEQKSLGKLIPKASADEKAELLKKAEQLKADVRAADAEQHEADEETRRLLLQLGNVVHPDVPVGGEEDFVVLETHGTIRDFGAEGFEPRDHLELGQALGAIDVERAAKVSGSRFYYLTGVGALLELALVNAAIAQATEAGFTPMLTPALVRPQAMEGTGFLGQAAENVYHLEKDDYYLVGTSEVPLAAYHMDEIIDAEKLPLRYAGFSPCFRREAGTYGKDTRGIFRVHQFDKVEMFTFVDPAEAENEHRRLLDWEKQWLTSLELPFQVIDVATGDLGASASRKFDCEAWIPTQGKYRELTSASNCDGFQARRLSVRMRDGKKVQPLATLNGTLCAVPRTIVALLENHQLADGSVRVPEVLRPYLGGREVLEPVAK; via the coding sequence GTGATTGACCTTCGCCAGCTCCGTGAGGACCCCGACCGTGTTCGCGCCTCCCAGCGCGCCCGTGGTGAGGACGTCGGCCTTGTCGACGCTCTTCTCTCCGCCGACGAACGGCGCAGGTCGTCCGGCGTCCGCTTCGACGAGCTCCGATCCGAGCAGAAGTCGCTCGGCAAGCTGATCCCCAAGGCCTCCGCCGACGAGAAGGCCGAGCTGCTGAAGAAGGCCGAGCAGCTGAAGGCCGACGTCAGGGCGGCCGACGCCGAGCAGCACGAGGCCGACGAGGAGACCCGCCGCCTGCTGCTCCAGCTCGGCAACGTGGTCCACCCCGACGTGCCCGTGGGCGGCGAGGAGGACTTCGTCGTCCTGGAGACGCACGGCACCATCCGCGACTTCGGCGCCGAGGGCTTCGAGCCCAGGGACCACCTGGAGCTCGGTCAGGCGCTCGGCGCGATCGACGTGGAGCGCGCCGCCAAGGTCTCCGGCTCGCGCTTCTACTACCTGACGGGCGTCGGCGCCCTGCTGGAGCTCGCCCTGGTCAACGCGGCGATCGCGCAGGCCACCGAGGCCGGCTTCACCCCGATGCTGACGCCCGCGCTGGTCCGCCCGCAGGCCATGGAGGGCACCGGCTTCCTCGGCCAGGCCGCCGAGAACGTGTACCACCTGGAGAAGGACGACTACTACCTGGTCGGCACCTCCGAGGTACCCCTCGCGGCGTACCACATGGACGAGATCATCGACGCCGAGAAGCTGCCGCTGCGCTACGCCGGCTTCTCCCCGTGCTTCCGCCGCGAGGCCGGCACCTACGGCAAGGACACCCGGGGCATCTTCCGCGTCCACCAGTTCGACAAGGTGGAGATGTTCACCTTCGTCGACCCCGCCGAGGCCGAGAACGAGCACCGGCGGCTGCTGGACTGGGAGAAGCAGTGGCTCACCTCCCTGGAGCTGCCCTTCCAGGTGATCGACGTGGCCACCGGCGACCTGGGCGCCTCCGCCTCCCGCAAGTTCGACTGCGAGGCGTGGATCCCCACCCAGGGCAAGTACCGCGAGCTGACCTCCGCCTCCAACTGCGACGGCTTCCAGGCGCGGCGGCTCTCGGTGCGCATGCGGGACGGCAAGAAGGTGCAGCCGCTGGCGACGCTGAACGGCACGCTGTGCGCCGTGCCGCGCACCATCGTGGCCCTGCTGGAGAACCACCAGCTGGCCGACGGTTCGGTGCGCGTGCCCGAGGTGCTGCGTCCCTACCTGGGCGGGCGCGAGGTCCTGGAGCCGGTGGCCAAGTGA
- a CDS encoding SDR family oxidoreductase codes for MAVAGARERRVRSGGVELCVAELGDPDRPTVVLVHGYPDSKEVWSEVAARLAGPHRFHVVLYDVRGHGGSTAPRPLRGGFTLERLTDDFLAVADAVSPGRPVHLVGHDWGSVQGWEFVTVRRTAGRIASFTSISGPSLDHFGHWIKGRLRRPTPRRAGQLLGQGAKSWYVYLLHTPALPELAWRGPLGRAWPGILRRAEKVPTDGYPTASLPRDAAHGAWLYRDNVRPRLRRPRPDAYAHAPVQLVTPLGDAFLSERLYDDLEEWVPRLVRRALPAKHWVPRTRPGRVADWIAEFATATGAGRPVPQGRGPYAARFGGRLVLVTGAAAGIGRATALAFAEAGARVVAVDRNAEGAARTAELARRAGAPEARAEVVDVGDEQAMEKLAARVAATDGVVDVLVNNAGIGFAGPFLDTTAEDWRTVLDVNLWGVLHGCRLFGRQMAERGEGGHLVNVASAAAYLPSRALPAYGTSKAAVLMLSESLRAELAGRGIGVSAVCPGFVHTDITSTARFAGVDAPEERRRRERARRLYGLRGYPPEKVAAAVLRAVAEDRAVVPVTPEARAGRLLSRVAPGLLRALARVEPRL; via the coding sequence ATGGCGGTGGCGGGTGCGCGGGAGCGCCGGGTGCGCAGCGGCGGGGTCGAGCTGTGCGTCGCCGAACTGGGGGATCCGGACCGGCCGACGGTGGTCCTGGTGCACGGCTATCCGGACAGCAAGGAGGTGTGGTCCGAGGTGGCCGCCCGCCTCGCCGGCCCCCACCGCTTCCACGTCGTGCTGTACGACGTCCGCGGCCACGGCGGGTCCACCGCCCCGCGCCCGCTGCGCGGCGGCTTCACCCTGGAGAGGCTGACGGACGACTTCCTCGCGGTCGCCGACGCGGTCAGCCCCGGCCGGCCGGTCCATCTGGTGGGCCACGACTGGGGTTCCGTGCAGGGCTGGGAGTTCGTGACCGTCCGGCGCACCGCGGGCCGGATCGCCTCCTTCACCTCGATCTCCGGGCCCTCGCTCGACCACTTCGGGCACTGGATCAAGGGGCGGCTGCGGCGGCCCACCCCGCGCCGGGCCGGCCAGCTCCTCGGCCAGGGCGCCAAGTCCTGGTACGTCTACCTGCTGCACACCCCCGCGCTGCCCGAGCTCGCCTGGCGCGGCCCGCTCGGCCGTGCCTGGCCCGGCATCCTGCGGCGCGCCGAGAAGGTCCCCACCGACGGCTACCCGACCGCCTCGCTGCCCCGGGACGCCGCCCACGGTGCCTGGCTGTACCGGGACAACGTGCGCCCCCGGCTGCGCCGTCCGCGCCCCGACGCATACGCGCACGCCCCCGTGCAGCTCGTGACGCCCCTGGGGGACGCGTTCCTGTCCGAGCGGCTCTACGACGACCTGGAGGAGTGGGTGCCGCGGCTGGTCCGCCGTGCCCTGCCGGCCAAGCACTGGGTGCCGCGCACCCGCCCCGGCCGGGTCGCCGACTGGATCGCCGAGTTCGCCACCGCGACCGGGGCGGGCCGCCCCGTCCCACAGGGCCGCGGCCCGTACGCCGCGCGCTTCGGCGGCCGGCTGGTGCTGGTCACCGGGGCCGCCGCGGGCATCGGCCGGGCCACCGCGCTGGCCTTCGCCGAGGCCGGCGCCCGCGTCGTCGCCGTCGACCGGAACGCGGAGGGCGCCGCCCGCACCGCCGAGCTGGCCCGGCGCGCCGGGGCACCCGAGGCCAGGGCCGAGGTGGTGGACGTCGGGGACGAGCAGGCGATGGAGAAGCTCGCCGCACGCGTCGCCGCCACGGACGGTGTGGTGGACGTGCTGGTCAACAACGCCGGCATCGGCTTCGCCGGCCCCTTCCTCGACACCACGGCGGAGGACTGGCGGACCGTCCTCGACGTCAATCTCTGGGGCGTCCTGCACGGCTGCCGGCTCTTCGGACGGCAGATGGCGGAGCGCGGGGAGGGCGGTCACCTCGTCAACGTGGCCTCGGCCGCCGCGTATCTGCCCTCGCGGGCGCTTCCCGCCTACGGCACGTCGAAGGCGGCGGTGCTGATGCTCAGCGAGTCCCTGCGGGCCGAGCTGGCCGGGCGGGGCATCGGGGTGTCCGCCGTCTGCCCCGGGTTCGTGCACACGGACATCACTTCCACCGCGCGGTTCGCCGGGGTCGACGCCCCGGAGGAGCGCCGGCGCCGGGAGCGCGCCCGGCGGCTGTACGGGCTGCGGGGGTACCCGCCGGAGAAGGTCGCCGCCGCGGTGCTGCGCGCGGTGGCGGAGGACCGGGCCGTCGTTCCGGTCACCCCGGAGGCGCGCGCCGGCCGGCTGCTGTCCCGGGTGGCCCCCGGACTGCTGCGGGCGCTGGCCCGCGTGGAGCCGCGGCTGTGA